The sequence AAGCTAGGCCCGTCAGTCGGCGGGTTCGAACCACAGCGCGGCCAGCGGCGGCAGCACCATGACCGCCGAAGCGGGGCGGCCGTGCCACGGTTCGGCGGTCGCCTGCACCGCGCCGTAGTTGCCGATACCCGCGCCGTTGTAGATGTCGGCGTCGGTGTTGAGGACCTCACGCCAGGAGCCGGTGTGCGGCAGGCCAAGTCGATAGCGCGTGTGCTCGGCGCCTGCGAAGTTGAACACGCACGCCATCACCGAGCCGTCGTCGCCGTAGCGCAGGAAGCTGATCACGTTGTTGGCCGAGTCGTTGGCGTCGATCCAGGAATAGCCCTCGGGGCTGGTGTCGCGCGACCACAGCGCCCGCCGGTCGCGGTAGATGCGGTTCATGTCGTGCACCATGCGCTGAATGCCCGTCGAGTAGCTGTTCTCGTCGAGCTGATACCAGTCGACACCGCGTTCCTCCGACCACTCGGCGCGTTGGCCGAAGTCCTGGCCCATGAACAACAGCTGCTTGCCCGGATGCGCCCACTGGTAGGCCAGCAGGCCGCGTAACCCCGCGGCCTTGACGTGGTCGTTACCGGGCATGCGGCCCCACAACGTGCCCTTGCCGTGCACCACCTCGTCGTGGCTGATCGGCAGCACATAGTTCTCGCTGAACGCATAGAGCATCGAGAACGTGATCTCGTGGTGGTGATAGCTGCGGTGGATCGGGTCGCGTTTGATGAACTCCAGCGTGTCGTTCATCCATCCCATGTTCCATTTCATCGAAAAGCCAAGACCGCCGAGGTTTGTCGGGCGGGTGACACCCGGCCACGACGTCGACTCCTCGGCGACGGTCACCACGCCCGGCGTCACCTTGTGCACGGTCGCGTTCATCTCCTGCAAAAATTGCACGGCCTCGAGGTTCTCTCTGCCGCCGTAGATGTTGGGTGTCCAGCCGCCCTCCGGCCGCGAGTAGTCCAGGTACAGCATCGAGGCGACCGCGTCGACCCGCAGGCCGTCGATGTGGAACTCCTGACACCAGTACAGCGCGTTGGCCACCAGGAAGTTGCGCACTTCGGCGCGGCCGAAGTCGAACACGTAGGTGCCCCAATCGAGTTGCTCGCCCCGGCGGGGATCGGAGTGCTCATAGAGCGCTGTGCCGTCGAACCGGCCCAGCGCCCAGGCGTCCTTGGGAAAGTGGGCGGGCACCCAGTCCATGATCACCCCGATGCCGGCCTGGTGCAGCGTGTCGACGAGGAAGCGGAACTCGTCAGGCGTGCCGAGCCGTGAGGTCGGGGCGTAGTACGATGTCACCTGGTAGCCCCACGAACCGCCGAACGGATGCTCGGCCACCGGCATCAGCTCGACGTGCGTAAACCCCTGGGAAACCACGTATTCGGTGAGTTGCTCGGCCAGCTCCCGGTAGCTCAGTCCCGGCCGCCACGACATCAGGTGCACCTCGTAGGTGCTCATCGGCTCAAACACCGGGTTGTGCTCGGCGCGCCTGCGCATCCACTCGTCGTCGGCCCACCGGTACTCGCTGCGCGTCACCTTCGACGCCGTCTGCGGCGGCACCTCGGTGGCGAAGGCCATCGGATCGGCGCGGTCGCTGATCGAACCGTCCGCACCGTGCACCCGGAACTTGTACAGGCCCCCGACCTCGAAACCGGGCCAGAACAGCTCCCATACCCCCGTGGAACCGAGTACCCGCAGTTGCGCCTCGGCGCCGTCCCAGTGATTGAAGTCGCCAATCAGGCTGACGCCCTTGGCGTTCGGCGCCCACACCGCGAACGACACCCCGTCCACCACCCCGTCGGGTGTGGTGAACCGGCGCGGATGTGCACCCAGCGCCTCCCACAGCCGTTCGTGGCGGCCTTCGGCGAACAGGTGCAGGTCGACCTCGCCGAGGGTGGGCAGAAACCGGTAGGCGTCCGCGACGGTGTGCCGGTGGATCTCGCCGTCCGCACCGGCATAGCCCACCTCGAGGCGGTAGTCGATCAGGTCGGTGAACGGCAGCGCGACGGCGAACAGGCCGGCCTCGATGTGGGTGAACACGTACCGCTGGCCGCCGATCAGCGCGGCCACCTCGCGCGCGTGCGGCCGGTAGGCTCGGATCACGGTGTGGTCGTCGTACTCATGGGCGCCCAGAATCGAATGCGGATCGTGGTGTTCACCGGCCAGCAGGCGGTTGAGATCGGCGGTATGCGGCCGCAGATGGGGGCTGGTGCGCGGATTGGTCTGCGTCATGCTCACTCCCTACGCAGCAGGTTCAGGCGGTGCTCGGGGGACAGCTGTGGCATGTTCAGCACGTGCGCCACGGCCTTGCCCGGGTCGATGCGGACGTAATTGGCATGGCCCCACTGGTATTCCTCACCGGTGATCTCATCGCGCACCCAGAACCGGTCATGGGGCTCCATGCCCAGCGCCGCCATGTCCAGCCACAAGGTGGCCTCCTCGGCGCCGAACGGGTTGAGCGTCACCACCACCAGCACCTGGTCGCCCGTCACCGGATCGAACTTGCTGTAGGCCAGCAGCGCGTCATTGTCGGGATGGTGGAACTTGATGGTGCGCAGCTGATGCAACGCCGGATGGACCTGCCGAATCTCGTTGAGCTGGGTCAAGAACGGCTCCAGCGACTCGCCGTCGGCCAGGGCGGCCTCGAAGTCGCGCGGGCGCAGTTCGTACTTCTCCGAGTGCAGATACTCCTCGCTGCCTTCGCGCACCGCACGGTGCTCGAACAGCTCGTAGCCGGAGTACACACCCCACGACGGGCTCATGGTCGACGCCAGCACCGCGCGGATCGCGAACATGCCGGGACCGCCGTGCTGCAGGCTCTCATGCAGGATGTCTGGGGTGTTGACGAACAGGTTGGGCCGCGCATAGTCGGCGTGCTCGACGATCTGCTGGCCGAACTCGATCAACTCCCACTTCGCGGTGCGCCAGGTGAAGTACGTATAGGACTGCGTGAAGCCGAGTTTGGCCAGCCCGTAAAGGCGGGCGGGACGGGTGAACGCCTCGGACAGGAACAACACGTCGGGGTCGTGGTTCTTCACCTCGCCGATCAACCAGGCCCAGAAGTCCGGCGACTTGGTGTGCGGATTGTCGACCCGAAACACCTTGACGCCGTGCGAAATCCAGAACTTCACCACCCGCAGCACTTCCTGGTACAACCCGGCCGGGTCGTTGTCGAAGTTGAGCGGATAGATGTCCTGATATTTCTTCGGCGGGTTCTCCGCGTAGGCGATGGTGCCGTCGGGCAGCACCGTGAACCACTCGGGATGCTCGCGCGCCCACGGGTGATCGGGCGCGGTCTGCAACGCCAGATCCAGCGCGACCTCCAGGCCCTCGTCGCGGGCCGCGGCGACGAAGTCGTCGAAATCCTCGATCGTGCCCAGCTTCGGGTGCACCGCGTCGTGACCACCTTCGTCACTGCCGATCGCCCACGGCGAGCCGACATCGTCGGGGGCCGCGGTCACGCTGTTGTTGCGGCCCTTGCGGTGCACCTTGCCGATCGGGTGGACCGGGGGCAGGTACACCACGTCGAACCCCATCCGCGCGATCCGCGACAGCGCCTTGGTCGCCGTGGCGAAGGTGCCGTGGACGGGATTGCCGCTGGCGTCCCACCCGCCCGTCGACCGCGGGAACATCTCGTACCACGCGCTGAACCTGGCCAGTGGACGGTCGACCCACACGCCGTACCGCTCGCCGCGGGTGAGGAGTTCACGCAGCGGATACCGCGACAGCAGTTCGGTCACTGCCGGCGACAGCGCCGCGCCCGCGCGGGTGAACGGGTCGCCGGGCTCGCGCAGCCGGGCCGCCGCGTCGATCAGCGGGAACCGCTCCTGTCTCGGCACTCCGGCCGCGGCGCGCTCCAGCAGCCCCGCACCGACCAGCAGGTCGTTGGACAGTTCTCCTTCGCTCTGCCCGGCGTCCAGCTTCGCGGTCACGCTCTTGCGCCACGTCGCGATGGGATCGCCCCACCCGTCCACTCGGAAGGTCCACAGGCCGACGGCGTCGGGAGTGAACTGACCGTGGAACACGTCCGGGGTCTCCCCGGTCGACATGGGCAGAAGCTGCGGTTTGATGCGCGACGCCGGGGTGACCACTTCCTCGACGGGCACGGCTTCCGGGGCCCGCACCAGCCCGGGGGGATCGTCGACGAGTTTCGGGTACGCGGTGCCGTGATAGCGCACCACCAGCGTGGCGGCGACGGCGTCATGGCCCTCGCGCCACACCGTCGCCGACACCGGCACGACTTCGCCGACGACGGCCTTGGCCGGGTACCGACCGCCGGAAACGACAGGTGCGACGTCGTCGATTGCGATTCGACCGGTCACCCCACCACTCCTTACGTTCCTGGACACGTTCCTGGACATTTGCGTCCTCGGCACCGCCAGGTCCGGCGTCGTCTGCGCGCGCCTCGAGAACCTCCTGGCCGCCCTATACCCACCGTAATGCGCCCCCCAACCCCCGGACACCGAAGCGATCAGGGTTGGGACTGCGCGGGGGCGAAAGGTCAGTAAGGTGGAGTCGCGTGAAAGCCCTGAGACGGTTCACGGTGCGCGCACATCTTCCCGGTCGGTTGGCCGCGCTCGAACGGCTGTCCATCAACCTGCGCTGGACCTGGGACAAGCCCACCCAGGATCTGTTCGCCACCATCGACGAGAACCTGTGGCGGCAGGTCGGTTGCGACCCGGTGGCCCTGCTGGGTCAGGTCAGCCCCCAGCGCCTGGACGGGTTGGCGACCGACGAATCGTTTCTGGGCCGGCTCGACTCGCTCGTCGCCGATCTCGACGATTACCTGACCCGTCCCCTGTGGTATCAGCAGCAACTCGAATCCGGCGCTGAACTGCCCAACGGCATCGCGTACTTCTCGATGGAGTTCGGCGTGGCCGAGGTGTTGCCGAACTACTCCGGGGGCCTGGGCATCCTTGCCGGCGACCACCTCAAGTCGGCCTCCGATCTGGGCCTGCCGCTGATCGGCGTGGGGCTTCTGTACCGCTCGGGCTACTTCCGCCAGTCGCTGACCGCCGACGGCTGGCAGCACGAGAGCTACCCGTCGCTGGACCCGCAGGGCCTTCCGCTGCGACAGCTCACCGACGGCAGCAGCAATCCCGTGCTCGTCGAGGTGGCGATGCCCGGGGACAGCCAGCTGCGCGCGCGGATCTGGGTGGCCCAGGTGGGCCGAATCCCGTTGCTGCTGTTGGACTCCGACATCCCCGAAAACGACCACGGCCTGCGGGGGGTGACCGACCGGCTCTACGGCGGGGACCAGGAACACCGGATCAAACAGGAGATCCTCGCCGGTGTCGGCGGTGTGCGCGCGATCCGGGCGTTCATCGACCTGGAGGGCCGGCCGTCCCCGGAGGTGTTCCACATGAACGAGGGACACGCGGGATTTCTTGGCGTCGAACGCATCCGGGAGCTCATCGACGCCGGCCTGGATTTCGACACCGCGCTGACGGTGGTGCGCTCGTCCACGGTGTTCACCACCCACACCCCGGTGCCCGCGGGCATCGACCGGTTTCCGGTGGAGAGGGTCCGGCGGTATTTCGGCAGTGGTGTCGACGAGAGCGCGGACGACGAGCAGGGATCGAGCGCGCCGGCGGAGGAGACCTCGCGGCTACTGCCGGGCGTTCCGCTGGACCGCATCGTGGCGTTCGGCGCCGAAGAGGATCCGACGAAGTTCAACATGGCGCACATGGGTCTGCGGCTGGCGCAGCGGGCCAACGGGGTGTCGCTGCTGCACGGCGAGGTCAGCAGGCAGATGTTCAACGGGCTGTGGCCGGGTTTCGATCCCAGCGAGGTGCCGATCGGCTCGATCACCAACGGCGTGCACGCGCCGACCTGGGCGGCGCCGCAGTGGTTGGAGCTGGGCCGCGAGCTGATCGGGGCCAACCCGCAGGGGGAGCCAGCGGTGTGGGAACCCGCGGTGTGGGAGCGGCTGCACCAGGTCGACCCCGGGCACATGTGGTGGATCCGCTCGCAGCTGCGCAGCCAGCTCATCGAGGACGTGCGGGCGCGGCTACGGCGGTCGTGGGCCGAACGCGGGGCGGCTGATGCTGAACTGGGTTGGATCGCAACGGCTTTCGATCCCGAGGTGCTGACCATCGGGTTCGCGCGGCGGGTGCCGACGTACAAGCGGTTGACGTTGATGCTGCGCGACCCCGAACGCTTGGAGCGGCTGCTGCTCGACGAGAAGCGCCCGATCCAGCTCATCGTGGCGGGTAAGTCCCATCCCGCCGACGAGGGCGGCAAGGCGCTGATCCAACAGGTGGTGAAGTTCGCGGATCGACCCGAGGTGCGGCACCGCATCGCGTTTCTGCCCGACTACGACATGTCGATGGCCCGGCAACTGTACTGGGGATGCGACGTGTGGCTGAACAACCCGCTGCGACCGTTGGAGGCGTGCGGCACATCCGGGATGAAGAGCGCACTCAACGGCGGGTTGAACCTGTCGATCCGCGACGGCTGGTGGGACGAGTGGTACGACGGTGAAAACGGTTGGGAGATACCGACTGCCAACGGACTGGCCGACGAGAACCGGCGCGACGATCTCGAGGCCGCCGCCCTCTACGACCTGCTCGAACAGTCGGTGACGCCGAAGTTCTACGACCGCGACGACCGGGGCATCCCGACCCGGTGGGTGGAGATGGTGCGGCACACGCTGATCGCGCTGGGGCCGAAGGTGCTGGCGTCGCGCATGGTTCGTGATTACACCGAGAAGTACTACGCGCCCGCCGGCCAATCCCTGCGTAAGACGGTGCAACCCGGCGCGGACGGGGAACCGTTCGGCGCGGCCCGTGATCTGGCGGCCTACCGGCGGCGAGCCGAGGACGCTTGGCCGAAGATCCAGATCACCGACGTCGACAGCTCGGGGCTGCCGGACACCCCGCTGCTCGGCTCGGAGCTCACCTTGACCGCGACCGTGCAACTGGCCGACCTGCGACCGGAGGAGGTGACGGTGCAGGCCGTGCTTGGGCGCGTCGACGCGAGCAACAACCTGGTGAATCCGGTGACCGTGCCGATGCAGCACACGGGCACGACCGAGGGTGGCAACGCCAGATTCTCGACGACCACGCCGCTGCCGGTCGCCGGCCCGGTCGGGTACACGGTGCGGGTGTTGCCCCACCATCCGCTGCTGGCCGGTGACAACGAGCTCGGCCTCGTCACCCACCCGTGATCCCCGCGCTCAAGGTTGCGGTCGACGGCGGACCCTACGGGCTGGCCGCCGGCGCTGACGACGCGCTGTGGGTGACGCTGGTGCACGCGGGTGCCATCGCGCGCGTGACGACGACCGGCGATGTCACGGTGTATCCCGTTGCACCGCAGAGTCGCCCGTCGATCATCACCGCCGGCCCCGACGGCGCGTTGTGGTTCACCCGCACCGGTGACGACCACATCGGCCGGATCAGCACGGCGGGCGAGTTGAACGCGTTTCCTCTCGGCGAGGACCGCGGCCCCTACGGCATCACCGCCGGTGCCGACGGCGCGTTGTGGTTCACCGCCATGACGTCCGGTGAAATCGGCCGGATCTCGGTCGACGGGGAGGTGACCGAATGGCATGCCGTCGGCGGGGCACCGTCGATGATCACAACCGGGCCCGACAACGCCTTGTGGTTCACCCTCAACCAGGCCAACGCCATCGGCCGGCTGTCACCGGCTGATGGGTTGACTGTGCGGGAATTGCCAACTGCCGCGGCCGGACCCGTGGGTATCGCCGCAACCCACGATGACGCGGTGTGGTTCACCGAGATATCCGCCGAGAAGCTGGGCCGCATACCGTTGCAGGACGCGATCCAGGAGATCGACCTGCCCGGCAAGCCGCACGCGGTGGTGGCCGACCCCGGCGACGGGGTGTGGGTCAGTCTGTGGGGCTCCCATCAGATCGCCAGGGTCAGCGAAGACGGTGAAATCGTCACGATCGACCTTCCTCGGGGCAGCGAGCCGCACGGAATCGCCATCGGCCCCGACGGCGCCCCGTGGGTCGCGCTCGAGGCGGGGTTCGTGCTGCGGATGCCGATCTGAGCAATTATCTGGACACCTGTTCAACGACCTCGAGGGCCCGGGTAGGTTGCCTGACAGTGCGTCAATTGACACAACGTGTGGCGCGTGTGGCGAAGGACTTCAGCAGTGGCTCTTGGAACTGGACTGCGGCGCGGCATCGCTGTGTTGGCGATCGGGGGAGTGATCGGTGGCCTGGACGCCGGGACGGCAGCGGCCGAACCGGTCGTGGGGCCCGTCGTCGACGTCGCCCCGGCGGCACCGACGCCGGAGGCCGCGCCGGGACCTGACGACGCACCAACGCCGCCGGACGGCGCGGTCGAGTCCACGCCGCCGGCGGTGACGGACACCCCCGACGGCTGGACGCTCACCCTGTCGGCCGACGACGAGATTCAAGCTCCGATCCCGCCGCTCACCACGGCGCTGTCGACCCGCGAATACGTCGTCGGCGGCACCTACACCGGTTCGATCACCGGCCCCGACGACACCCCGGCCGGAGGCACGCTCGAGGTCGGCTACGAGATCGGCTGCGGCATCGACATGAGCACGTCCAACGGTGTCTCGCTGACCGGCACCGCCGGCATCAACCCGTCGATGGGAATCCTGGGCATCGATGCCGCGGGCCCGATCGAGATCGGCGTGCTGCCGACCGTCGGCGCCAACATCGGCGGCGGCATCACCGTCGGGCTCAAGCCCGGCCTGGTCAACGTGGTCCCGGTGACGAAGAAGGAGTTCACCGGCGCCGACCCGTGGGTGAAGGTGAGCAACTTCCGGGTCAGGATCGACGGCTGCGTCGGCGAGTCCTTCATCCGTTCCTATGCGTTCCTGACCCGCTCGACCGACATGTCCGAAGCGGTGCTGGCCTGGTACGGCGTCACCAAGAAGGTCTAGCCCCTCCTCCGGGCGAAATAGCATTCCGGGTCGTCGCGCGTGCGAATTGGCGACCCGGAATGCTATTTCGCGGGCTGCGGTAAGCAAACCGGCGGCCGCGGGACACCGCGGGGGTCAGTCGAAGCGCTTGAAGCAGCGCTCCTGGTCGCCGAGCACCCCGACGCGAAACGCGTCGATCCGGGAGAACCCCGACGGCACCGACTCGCCGTTGACGTCGCTGGCGACCAGGCCGTTGGTGAGAATGCCCGACACCGCCTCGTCGAGATCGCCTGCGGTCAACGTGACGGTGTGGCCGTCGGAGGTGGTGACCGACCGGGACAGCTTCGTGGTGGCCACGCCGGTGAGGCAGGCGGTGCGCAGCGCAGCCGCGGCGTTGTCGAGTGCGACGCCGCCCTGCTCGTGCTGGATGGCTTGCATGAACCGCGACACCAGCACCGAATAGGCGGTGTTGTCGCCGCTGGCCAGCCCGCCGGCACCGGCGGTGTCGGCGGGGGTGCCCATCTCGGTCAGCTCGTCGAGGTCGACGGCGATCGTGTTGGTGGGCGGGCAGTACGACACCGCCGCGCTCGGGCGGATGTCGGGACAGTCGGCCGGCGCGAAGCTCAGTCGCGGCGGGTCGGCGGGCCGGAAGAGGATGTCCAGCGCGTCGACGATCGCGCGCACCGACGACTCGCTGACCTCCCACTCGCCGGTTTCGTCCGCGCCGAGCAGCACGGGCAGGTCACCGCGACGCTGGCCGATCTCGCGCATGTCGATCGATTTGCATGCGGCGGCACCGTCGGTGAAACCGAATTGGAACGCCGAGAGCCGTTCGAACGCCGAACCGTGCTCGTCGATGCCGGCCGCGGGATCGATCTCGGTCATCAACGGGTCGCGGAACGCGATCACCGCGGCCAGCACGTTGTTGAGGCCCTCACCGGTGGACAGGGTGAACCGCGGAGAGTTGTCCTCGGCCACCCACCGCATGTAAACCCCGGCGAGACAGTCGGCCTGCTGTTCGGCGACCAGCGTCGGGGTGGCGATGTCAGCCATCTCGGCCTGACGCTGCACGGCGTGGCCGTACTCGTGGGCCAGCACCATCGTGACGCCCATGTCGCCGTAGGCCCGCTGCAGGTCGGGCATCAGCTCGCCGCGATCCCACCCGATGGTCCGGTCGTCGTGGCAGAAACCGGCGTTGACCAGGCCGTAGGTGTCCTCGCCGCAGAACTCGACGTTGTCGAAGCCGTTGGCGTCCCAGGAGTACAGCGCCTTGACCCGGCGGAACGTCCCCCCGAACGGTTCGCTGAACGCGCCCTCCCAGAACTCCTCGACATCGCTGACGGCCTGGCGTGCCAGCTCGTCGATGTCGCTGTCGTCGGTGCCCTGTACCTTGCGCGTCGGTTCCCCGGCGTCGGACCGCAGCCCGGAGGGCCCGTCGGTTGCGGGCATGCCCGCGACCCGGAACGGGTCGGCGAACACCGAGACGGGCCTGCCCTGCAGCGTGGTCGAGCAGCCGGCCACAAGAAGCGTCGACGCCACCGCGATCACCGCGCCCACCAGGTGTCGTCGCCCCATGGGGATATACCTAATACGCCTGACTTCGCCCAAAGGGACATTTGGGCGCGAAAGTGCGAGTGAATTTCGCCATTACGTCGATCTCGGCGCAAATCGCAAACAAGGTCAGGCGTCACGCAGCCGCTGCAGCGCCTCGCGCACCCGGATCGGATCGGTCGTCGCCCAGAACGGCGGCAGCGACGCGCGCAGATACCCGCTGTAGCGCGCGGTGGCCATCCGCGAATCCAGCACCGCCACCACGCCGCGGTCCTCGACGGTGCGCAGCAGGCGGCCCGCGCCCTGCGCCAACAGCAGTGCCGCGTGGCTGGCGGCCACGGCCATGAACCCGTTGCCGCCGCGAGCGGCCACCGCGCGTTGGCGCGCGGTCAGTAGCGGATCGTCGGGTCGCGGAAACGGGATGCGGTCGATGAGCACCAGCGACAGCGACGGACCCGGCACGTCGACGCCCTGCCACAGCGACAACGTGCCGAACAGCGAGGTCTCGGGGTCTTCGGCGAACCTTTTCACCAGCGCCGAGGTGGTGTCCTCACCCTGACACAGCACCGGGGTGTCGAGGCGCTCACGCATGATCTCGGTGGCGGCCTTGGCCGCCCGCATCGACGAGAACAGGCCCAAGGTGCGCCCGCCCGCCGCGGTGACCAGCGCCGCGATCTCGTCGAGCTGTTCGGCGTTGGATGTCGCCGACTCCGCGGCTCCGGCCCCGCTGCCGCGATGCCCCGGCGGCGGAAGATGCGCGGCGACGTAGAGGATGCCCGACGTCGCGTGCTCGAACGGCGACCCGACGTCGATGCCGCGCCACTTGGTGTCCTCGCCGTCCAGCCCCCACGCCGAGGCCATCGCGTCGAACGTGCCGCCGATGGTCAGCGTCGCCGACGTCAGCACCGTGGTCGAGTGCTCGAACAGCCTGTCGCGCAGCAGCCCGGCCACCGACAGCGGCGCCACCCGCAACACCGCGCGCACGTTACCGCGGTTGTCCTCGTGCTCCAGCCACACCACGTCGCTGCGGTCGGGGATGGCCGGCACGAACGAGTCGAGGATGCGCGACGCGGTGTCGGCGACGTCGGTCAGCGCGGTGACCGCCTCCGCCCGCGCCGACGCGGCCTTCGGATCGCTGGGGCTGGTGTCGATCGCCGAGCGCACCTGGTGGGCGGCGTCGCGCAGCGCGGTCAGATACGTCGCCAGCTCGTCGTCGAGCCGGTCGATGCGCCCGGGCGTGCCGTCGTGAATGGCCGACGAGATCGTTGCGGTCGCCGCCTCCAGCCGTTGGGAGAGTTCGGCGTCGACGAGACGCGCGGCCCGCCGCTGCGCCACGCCCAGCGACGTCGCCGACAGCTCGCCGGTCGCCACCGACGTCACCCGGTCGACCAGCTCGTGCGCCTCGTCGACCACCAACAGGCGATGTTCGGGCAGCACGGCCGCATCCGAGATCGCGTCGATGGCCAACAGGGCGTGGTTGGTGACGACGACGTCGGCAGCGCCGGCTTTTTCGCGGGCCCGTTCGGCGAAGCAGTCGGTGCCGAACGGGCACCGCGACACCCCGATGCACTCTCGCGCGGACACGCTCACCTGCGACCACGACCGGTCCGGCACCCCGGGCGTCAACTCGTCGCGATCTCCGGTGTCGGTGTCGGATGACCACGCGATCAGCCGCTGCACGTCGCGCCCCAGCGCGCTTGTGGCCATCGGCTCGAACAACTCTTCCTGCGGCCGGTCTTCAGGCTCGGCTGCGGCTCCGTTGTGAATCTTGTTCAGGCACAGGTAATTTCCGCGGCCCTTCAGCAGCGCGAACGACGGGGTCCGGGGCAGGGCATCGGTCAGCGACTTCGCCAGCCGAGGCAGGTCGCGGTCCACGAGCTGGCGTTGCAGCGCAATGGTCGCCGTGGACACCACGACCGGTTCGTCGATCTCGAGGGCCCGCGCGATGGCGGGCACCAAATAGGCCAGCGACTTGCCGGTGCCGGTTCCGGCCTGGACCGCAAGGTGCTCACCGGTGTCGAAGGCGTGCGCCACCGCCTCGGCCATCTCGATCTGGCCGCTGCGCTGACTCCCGCCCAACGAGGCGACCGCCGTCGCGAGCAGGTCTGTGACGTCTCTCGTGGTGCCTCCTATGTTGCGCGCGCGACCATGCGGGTCGGGATCGCCGGCTCGCCTCGGGACAACGCCAGACCGTGCCACGGCAAGCTTTTCAGCCCGGCGCGGACCCGTTCGCGCGCGGTTTCCAGGCTGAGATCGCCGACGGGCTCGCCGCCGCGCACCAACGGCTCGGTCAGCGGTCGCTCGGCCAGCCCACGCTGGCCGGCAGGCGGTTCCCCGTACCGATGGACCACCTCCTCGACCACGGTGCCGGTGGTCTTGGCCAGTCGTGTCGCCTGCTTGCGCCCGCCGTGGGATTCCTTGTGGCTGCTGCGCTTCTCCACCGGCATCCCGTCGACCTCGACGAGCTTGTACACCATGCCCGCGGTCGGCGCGCCCGAGCCCGTCACCAACGAGGTGCCGACACCGAAGATGTCGACGGGCTCGGCCCGAAGCGCGGCGATGCCGAACTCGTCCAGATCGCCGGAGACCACGATGCGGGTGCGGTGCGCGCCCAGCCGGTCGAGTTGGTCGCGGACCTGACGGGCCAGCACGCCGAGATCGCCGGAGTCGATGCGCACCGCGCCGAGTTCCGGACCGGCCACCTCGACGGCGTTGGCCACCCCGGCGGTGATGTCGTAGGTGTCGACCAGCAGCGTGGTGTCCGCGCCAAGCGCCTCGACCTGCGCCTTGAACGCCGCCTTCTCGTTCGGCCGCCCCTCCGGTGCGGTGTACAGCAGCGTGAATGCGTGGGCGCTGGTGCCCACCGCCGGAACGCCGTGGACGCGCTGCGCCTCGAGATTGGAGGAGGCGGTGAACCCGGCCAGGTAGGCGGCCCGCGCGGCGGCGACGGCGGCCTGCTCGTGCGTGCGCCGGGAGCCCATCTCGATCAGCGCGCGTCCCTCGGCCGCCGACACCATGCGAGCGGCCGCCGACGCGATCGCGCTGTCGTGGTTGAAAATCGACAGCGCCAGGGTCTCCAACACCACGCATTCCCCGAAGGTGCCGTGCACCGACAACACCGGCGAGCCCGGGAAATACAGTTCACCTTCGCCGTATCCGTCGACGTCACCGCTGAACCGGTAGTCGGCGAGATAGGCCAGGGTCTCGCGGTCACAGAAGTCCGAAAGCAGCGAGAGCGCCTCGTCGTCGAACGTGAACTGTGCCAACGCATCAACGAACCGGGCGGTTCCGGCGACCACGCCGTACCGGCGTCCGTCGGGCAGGCGGCGCGCGAAGATCTCGAACGTGGTCCGGCGGTGGGCCGTCCCGTCGCGCAGGGCGGCGGCGAGCATCGTCAGCTCGTATTTGTCGGTGAGCAAAGCCAGGGACATCCCCGTGGACGTCGAGACCACACCGCAACCGTAGTAGTTCAAAGCCGCAAGTACGCCCCGGCTATCCTTAAACACATGGTGACACCGGCCAAGGCCCGACCGGGGACGCACGAGGAGCGTGATGTCGCCACGTACGAGGC comes from Mycolicibacterium pulveris and encodes:
- the glgP gene encoding alpha-glucan family phosphorylase produces the protein MKALRRFTVRAHLPGRLAALERLSINLRWTWDKPTQDLFATIDENLWRQVGCDPVALLGQVSPQRLDGLATDESFLGRLDSLVADLDDYLTRPLWYQQQLESGAELPNGIAYFSMEFGVAEVLPNYSGGLGILAGDHLKSASDLGLPLIGVGLLYRSGYFRQSLTADGWQHESYPSLDPQGLPLRQLTDGSSNPVLVEVAMPGDSQLRARIWVAQVGRIPLLLLDSDIPENDHGLRGVTDRLYGGDQEHRIKQEILAGVGGVRAIRAFIDLEGRPSPEVFHMNEGHAGFLGVERIRELIDAGLDFDTALTVVRSSTVFTTHTPVPAGIDRFPVERVRRYFGSGVDESADDEQGSSAPAEETSRLLPGVPLDRIVAFGAEEDPTKFNMAHMGLRLAQRANGVSLLHGEVSRQMFNGLWPGFDPSEVPIGSITNGVHAPTWAAPQWLELGRELIGANPQGEPAVWEPAVWERLHQVDPGHMWWIRSQLRSQLIEDVRARLRRSWAERGAADAELGWIATAFDPEVLTIGFARRVPTYKRLTLMLRDPERLERLLLDEKRPIQLIVAGKSHPADEGGKALIQQVVKFADRPEVRHRIAFLPDYDMSMARQLYWGCDVWLNNPLRPLEACGTSGMKSALNGGLNLSIRDGWWDEWYDGENGWEIPTANGLADENRRDDLEAAALYDLLEQSVTPKFYDRDDRGIPTRWVEMVRHTLIALGPKVLASRMVRDYTEKYYAPAGQSLRKTVQPGADGEPFGAARDLAAYRRRAEDAWPKIQITDVDSSGLPDTPLLGSELTLTATVQLADLRPEEVTVQAVLGRVDASNNLVNPVTVPMQHTGTTEGGNARFSTTTPLPVAGPVGYTVRVLPHHPLLAGDNELGLVTHP
- a CDS encoding virginiamycin B lyase family protein produces the protein MIPALKVAVDGGPYGLAAGADDALWVTLVHAGAIARVTTTGDVTVYPVAPQSRPSIITAGPDGALWFTRTGDDHIGRISTAGELNAFPLGEDRGPYGITAGADGALWFTAMTSGEIGRISVDGEVTEWHAVGGAPSMITTGPDNALWFTLNQANAIGRLSPADGLTVRELPTAAAGPVGIAATHDDAVWFTEISAEKLGRIPLQDAIQEIDLPGKPHAVVADPGDGVWVSLWGSHQIARVSEDGEIVTIDLPRGSEPHGIAIGPDGAPWVALEAGFVLRMPI
- a CDS encoding MspA family porin, with the translated sequence MALGTGLRRGIAVLAIGGVIGGLDAGTAAAEPVVGPVVDVAPAAPTPEAAPGPDDAPTPPDGAVESTPPAVTDTPDGWTLTLSADDEIQAPIPPLTTALSTREYVVGGTYTGSITGPDDTPAGGTLEVGYEIGCGIDMSTSNGVSLTGTAGINPSMGILGIDAAGPIEIGVLPTVGANIGGGITVGLKPGLVNVVPVTKKEFTGADPWVKVSNFRVRIDGCVGESFIRSYAFLTRSTDMSEAVLAWYGVTKKV
- a CDS encoding neutral zinc metallopeptidase — protein: MGRRHLVGAVIAVASTLLVAGCSTTLQGRPVSVFADPFRVAGMPATDGPSGLRSDAGEPTRKVQGTDDSDIDELARQAVSDVEEFWEGAFSEPFGGTFRRVKALYSWDANGFDNVEFCGEDTYGLVNAGFCHDDRTIGWDRGELMPDLQRAYGDMGVTMVLAHEYGHAVQRQAEMADIATPTLVAEQQADCLAGVYMRWVAEDNSPRFTLSTGEGLNNVLAAVIAFRDPLMTEIDPAAGIDEHGSAFERLSAFQFGFTDGAAACKSIDMREIGQRRGDLPVLLGADETGEWEVSESSVRAIVDALDILFRPADPPRLSFAPADCPDIRPSAAVSYCPPTNTIAVDLDELTEMGTPADTAGAGGLASGDNTAYSVLVSRFMQAIQHEQGGVALDNAAAALRTACLTGVATTKLSRSVTTSDGHTVTLTAGDLDEAVSGILTNGLVASDVNGESVPSGFSRIDAFRVGVLGDQERCFKRFD